The following proteins are encoded in a genomic region of Eulemur rufifrons isolate Redbay chromosome 18, OSU_ERuf_1, whole genome shotgun sequence:
- the CAGE1 gene encoding cancer-associated gene 1 protein, whose translation MTEKTELQSHVYYYAKDTIMKQDSFNEENPMEASISTNTDRLAKECVRQPPESPPLIHCGEETLEFTENSLANSAAKESALTPSQPQRFFYKESTAFSSKEIQNSGEIPEMSVSFQNEVTAEGVERPGIVSSWSPAGIPWSSGTSRENCKTPDMEESFESLQPREEDMALNEVLWKLKHTNRQQQERIQDLQCSNLYLEKKVKELQMKMTKQQVFVDIINKLKENVEELIEDKYKVILEKNDIKKTLQNLQEILANTQKHLQESRNEKQALHLECKKTKANYMRLQERYMTEMQQKNKSVSECLEMDKTLSEKEEEIEMLHQLKRKLERATASALDLLKREKETREQEFLSLQEEFQKREKENLEERKKLKSGHEKLLAEVKNLQFVSENERAKNAKLQQHINEVENENAKLKQQVARSEEQSCVPKFEGAQLKEQLEEVMESHIAKDTKMINSNLFLNCPPSEEEALNSPDVKRTSQLTSKMYSLLALIVGLFTCQDITNPDAEHLKEGEKVSDIMLQKLKSFHLKKKILDKELLKHKDRIITFRELIANEKAFQDHVIEVTDFDSDEAKNVRDVPILLGVKLDKYHNLNEELAFLITSYEEIIEYADQRLEISHSQIAHLEERNKHLEDLMRRPKERARKPRPRSLENHPKSMTVLMY comes from the exons ATGACAGAGAAGACAGAATTGCAAAGCCATGTGTATTATTATGCAAAAGACACCATTATGAAGCAAGATTCCTTTAATGAAGAAAATCCAATGGAAGCTAGCATTTCTACAAATACAGACAGACTTGCTAAGGAATGTGTTAGACAGCCTCCCGAAAGCCCACCTCTAATCCACTGTGGTGAAGAGACACTGGAATTCACAGAAAACTCATTGGCTAACAGTGCTGCCAAGGAATCTGCCCTCACCCCTAGTCAACCTCAACGCTTCTTCTATAAGGAAAGT ACTgcattttcttcaaaagaaatacagaattctGGGGAGATTCCTGAGATGTCGGTCAGTTTCCAAAATGAAGTTACAGCGGAGGGTGTGGAGAGGCCGGGCATTGTCTCAAGTTGGTCTCCAGCAGGCATCCCCTGGAGCAGTGGAACATCTCGGGAGAACTGCAAGACACCTGACATGGAGGAAAGCTTTGAAAGCTTACAACCTCGCGAAGAGGACATGGCTTTAAATGAAGTCttatggaaattaaaacatactaacAGACAGCAGCAAGAACGAATCCAAGACCTCCAGTGTAGTAACCTGTATTTAGAGAAGAAGGttaaagaactacagatgaaGATGACCAAACAGCAAGTATTCGTTGACATCATAAATAAGCTAAAGGAGAATGTTGAAGAATTAATTGAAGACAAATACAAAGTAATCCTTGAGAAGAATGATATTAAAAAGACATTGCAGAATTTGCAAGAGATTTTAGCTAACACCCAAAAACATCTTCAGGAATCTAGAAATGAGAAGCAAGCCTTACACCTTGAATGTAAGAAAACAAAGGCCAATTATATGCGTTTACAGGAAAGGTACATGACTGAaatgcaacaaaaaaataaatctgtgagTGAGTGCTTAGAGATGGACAAAACCTTAAGcgagaaagaagaagagatagAGATGCTGCACCAActcaaaagaaaattggaaagggCCACAGCTTCTGCTTTGGACTTgttgaaaagggagaaagagaccCGAGAACAAGAGTTCTTGTCTTTACAGGAGGAATTCCAGAAACGTGAAAAGGAAaacctggaagaaagaaagaaactgaaatctgGACATGAGAAATTGCTCGCTGAAGTTAAAAATTTGCAATTTGTATCTGAAAATGAAAGGGCTAAGAATGCAAAACTTCAGCAGCACATCAatgaagtagaaaatgaaaatgcaaaactTAAGCAGCAGGTTGCAAGAAGTGAGGAGCAAAGTTGTGTCCCTAAATTTGAGGGAGCTCAATTAAAGGAGCAATTAGAGGAAGTGATGGAGTCACATATTGCCAAG GATACAAAGATGATAAATTCTAACCTGTTCCTGAATTGCCCACCTTCTGAAGAAGAGGCCCTGAATTCCCCAGATGTGAAGAGAACTTCTCAGCTGACCTCCAAAATGTACAGTCTTCTGGCTCTGATAGTAGGACTTTTCACATGCcag GACATCACCAATCCTGATGCTGAACATTTAAAAGAGGGTGAGAAAGTTAGTGATATAATGCTGCAAAAATTGAAGAGCTttcatcttaaaaagaaaattttagataaagag CTACTGAAACACAAGGACAGAATCATAACCTTCAGAGAGTTAATTGCTAATGAAAAAGCATTTCAGGATCATGTTATTGAG GTCACAGACTTTGATTCAGATGAAGCCAAGAATGTCAGAGATGTACCTATCTTACTGGGAGTCAAACTGGACAAGTACCACAACCTTAATGAGGAGCTTGCTTTCTTG